In the Hemitrygon akajei chromosome 7, sHemAka1.3, whole genome shotgun sequence genome, one interval contains:
- the mymk gene encoding protein myomaker isoform X2: MGAAIAKLLLPTISSLVFLPIITIAAKRRFHMEAMVYFFTMFFIAFFHACEGPGLTILCIMRHDILQYFSIYGTALSMWVTLLALAEFEEPKRSTLVIFGVLTMSVRIYQDRWGYGVYSGPIGTAVFIITVKFLKKMKDKKGLYPDKSIYTQQIGPGFCFGALALMLRFFFEEWDYSYVHSFYHCSLAASFILLLPKMNSQAGNAGNPVQLQ; encoded by the exons ATGGGAGCTGCGATTGCCAAACTTCTCCTTCCAACTATCAGCAGTCTGGTCTTTCTCCCAATCATTACAATTGCAGCAAAGCGGAGATTCCATATGGAGGCAATGGTTTACTTCTTCACAATGTTTTTCATTGCG TTTTTCCACGCTTGTGAAGGTCCTGGGCTGACAATTTTATGTATCATGCGGCATGACATTCTGCAGTATTTCAGCATTTATGGCACAGCCTTATCCATGtgggtcactttattag CACTAGCTGAATTTGAGGAACCAAAAAGGTCTACTTTGGTTATATTTGGAGTGCTGACAATGTCTGTGCGCATCTATCAAGATCGATGGGGCTATGGAGTTTATTCTGGACCAATTGGAACAGCTGTCTTTATAATAACTGTCAAATTT TTGAAAAAAATGAAAGACAAAAAAGGCCTGTACCCAGATAAAAGCATCTACACGCAACAAATCGGCCCAGGCTTCTGTTTTGGTGCACTTGCTTTGATGCTCCGATTCTTCTTTGAG GAGTGGGATTACAGCTATGTACACAGCTTCTACCACTGTAGCCTGGCTGCTTCTTTTATTTTACTTCTCCCGAAGATGAACTCACAAGCAGGAAATGCAGGAAATCCG GTGCAGCTGCAGTAG
- the mymk gene encoding protein myomaker isoform X1 codes for MGAAIAKLLLPTISSLVFLPIITIAAKRRFHMEAMVYFFTMFFIAFFHACEGPGLTILCIMRHDILQYFSIYGTALSMWVTLLALAEFEEPKRSTLVIFGVLTMSVRIYQDRWGYGVYSGPIGTAVFIITVKFLKKMKDKKGLYPDKSIYTQQIGPGFCFGALALMLRFFFEEWDYSYVHSFYHCSLAASFILLLPKMNSQAGNAGNPVKLSCCTLCCV; via the exons ATGGGAGCTGCGATTGCCAAACTTCTCCTTCCAACTATCAGCAGTCTGGTCTTTCTCCCAATCATTACAATTGCAGCAAAGCGGAGATTCCATATGGAGGCAATGGTTTACTTCTTCACAATGTTTTTCATTGCG TTTTTCCACGCTTGTGAAGGTCCTGGGCTGACAATTTTATGTATCATGCGGCATGACATTCTGCAGTATTTCAGCATTTATGGCACAGCCTTATCCATGtgggtcactttattag CACTAGCTGAATTTGAGGAACCAAAAAGGTCTACTTTGGTTATATTTGGAGTGCTGACAATGTCTGTGCGCATCTATCAAGATCGATGGGGCTATGGAGTTTATTCTGGACCAATTGGAACAGCTGTCTTTATAATAACTGTCAAATTT TTGAAAAAAATGAAAGACAAAAAAGGCCTGTACCCAGATAAAAGCATCTACACGCAACAAATCGGCCCAGGCTTCTGTTTTGGTGCACTTGCTTTGATGCTCCGATTCTTCTTTGAG GAGTGGGATTACAGCTATGTACACAGCTTCTACCACTGTAGCCTGGCTGCTTCTTTTATTTTACTTCTCCCGAAGATGAACTCACAAGCAGGAAATGCAGGAAATCCGGTAAAACTGAGTTGCTGCACTCTCTGCTGTGTTTAA